The Terriglobia bacterium sequence AGGCGGAGATGCCGGTGGTGACACCGTCGCGCGCGTCAATCGCCTCGCAGAAAGCGGTGCCGAACTGCGAAGTGTTTTCCGCCGTCATGGGGCCAATCCGCAGATGCTCCAGGCGCTCCTCGGTGAGCGCCAGGCATATGAGACCGCGTCCGTACTTGGCCATGAAGTTGATCGCCTCGGGCGAGATCTTCTCGGCGGCCATCGTGAGGTCGCCTTCATTCTCGCGGTCTTCGTCGTCCACCACGACAATCATGCGCCCGGCGCGAATTTCCTCGATGGCGGTGGGGACGTCGGTAAATGCAGACGTTGAGGTCATGGTCAATGAAATTCTACACGGGCGAGTGGGGTATTTGGTAATTGGGTAATATCGTAATTTGGTAATTGGTCCGACCGTAGCGTGAACCGAGGCACGCTCAATTACCAAACCAGAAGACCCATTTCAGTTACGTGCGGACTCCCTCAGGGACTAAAGCCCGCATCATCCGCGGCTCTGGGCGGCACGGCTGAAGCCATGCCCTTCCGAAGACATTCATGAGATTGGTTTCCAGCAAATTGCGAGATTACCCAATGTTTCAGGCCGCGGGATGGAACAGGCGGATGATCCAGAAAGTCAAGGCGGCGACGGTGGCCGAAGCCGGGATGGTGAGTACCCAAGCCCACACGATGCGCCGGGCGACGCCCCAGCGGACGGCCGAGAGGCGGTTCGTGGAGCCGACGCCGACAATCGCGCCGGTGATGGTGTGGGTAGTGCTGACCGGGATGCCGGCCAGGGCGGTACCGAACAGGGTAATGGCGCCGGCCGCCTCGGCACAGAAGCCGCCTACCGGCTTCAGCTTGGTGATTTTCGTGCCCATGGTGTGCACGATGCGCCATCCGCCGAGGTAGGTTCCGGTAGCAATGGCGGCATGCGCAGCCAGGATAATGGGCCAATGGAATTTGCCCCAGTTCCCTGCCAGGTCCGCCGGGCTCATATAGCCGGCGGTGTAAAGCGCGCCGGCAACGATGCCCATGGTCTTCTGCGCGTCGTTGCCGCCGTGGCCCAGGCTGTAGGCGGCGGCCGACAGCAATTGCAGTTTGCGGAACCAACCATCCACCTGTTGCGGCGATTTTCTGTAGAACAGCCAGGAAACCGCGACCATGAAACCGAAGCCGAGCACGAGTCCCATCAGCGGGGCCACGACGATGAAGGTCAGGGTCTTGGTCCAGCCGCCGGGAATAATGACCCCCCAGGCGCTGTGCAAGTTGCCGGATAGGATCCAGGCGCGGGTGACGGCGGCTCCGCCGTAACCGCCGATCAGGGCGTGCGAGGACGAGGTCGGCAGGCCCCACAACCAGGTGAGCAGGTCCCACACGATTGCGCCCATCAGTCCGGCGAGCACAACGTACTGGGTCACAACATCGAGGCGAATCATGCCCTTGCCGATGGTGTGCGCCACAGCGGTGCCGAGCAGAAAGGCGGCGAAGAAATTGAAGAACGCCGCCCAGGCAACCGCCAGCTTGGGGGAAAGCACACGCGTGGAAACCACGGTGGCGATGCTGTTGGCGGCGTCGTGGAAGCCATTGAGAAAATCAAAGACGAGCGCGAACAGGACCGTTACACCGACCAGTAGGAATGAAGAGTTCACCAGCCTTGCGTTCCTCGTGCCAGGGGGTTGAAGCGGATCAGGCGCTCTTCAGGACCACCGCTTCCAGGACATTGGCGGCGTCCTCGGCCTTGTCGGTAGCCATCTCGAGTACCTCGAACAGCTCTTTCATTTTGATCAGGGCAATCGGATCCTTTTCGTTTTCGAACAAGTCGGCAATGGCCTGGCGGCAGACGCGGTCGGCCTCGTCTTCCAGGCGGTTGATCTCGACGCAGTGTTCCAGCACGTGCTTGGTCTTTTCCAGCAGCGAAACCGCCTTTTCGAGTTCCTCGGCCTGGCGGACGACCAATTCGGCCAGTTCGGCGGCGGGACCTGGAATGCGGCTGATCTTGTAGAGCACGAGCCGTTGCCCGGCGGCATTGACGAAGTCGAGCACGTCGTCCAGCGAGGAGGCGAGCCGGTGAATGTCCTCGCGGTCGAAGGGGGTGATAAAGGTCTGGTTGAGCTTGGTCATGATGGCGTGCGTCATGTCGTCGCCGCGATGCTCGATGTCCTTGATCTTCTGCACCTGCACTTCGACATTCTCGAAATTCTGAAGAATCCCCCGCAGCAGGCAGGCGCCGTCGGTGACGTTGCGCGCCATGTCTTGGAACAGTTCGAAGAATTTGGTTTCGCGGGGAATGATGCGAACCATCTCGGCTCCTTTGCCTCTCTCCAGGGCATGAACGGATGGCCCGTCCGCACGCGGATTTCGGCTGTCCAATATCTCACGCGGGATGGAGCAGGTCAAACCTGAGGGCGCCTCCGTGGATCGGTTTGGGTCACTCGCACCAAATGGGAAGGGGCCGCCTCGCGGCGACCCCAGATGGCTGGGAGGCGTTCGATTACAGAGTGGACTCGATTTCGAAACCCCAGGCTTCCAGGAGGGGTTCCGGAATGTACTTGGAGTTCTTGTTGCGGCGCGCCCATTCGCGCAGCCGCGTGGACCGCAAGTACTGGTCGGGCGAGAGCTTGAACTCGCGCACCACCTGCTCGAACTCGGTAATGGTTGGGGTCACCGGGCCGATCGGCTCGGGCTTGCCCCAGTTCGGATTTCCACGTCGCTTCGCCATGATGAGTTCAGACCTACCTCAAGAAGATAGGACATCTCCTAAAGTTTTAAGGGCCACTAGATTGGATTCCCAAAAGCGCGAGAAGGATTCACTCGCTACGCACCAGGTCGCCCCACTCCCTGACCGTACTAGCGCGTCCGTGAAGCCTCGCCAAAGGGAAGGATTCTAAGGGTCTTTACTCGGCAGGACAAGTAAAAAATGCGTGGCTGCGCGATTTTGCATTCGAATAGAGATTGTCTATTTAGAATCAATGACTTAGGCAATGCCGAAGCGAAGGGCACACGACTTCGCTGAAGGCTAAGGCTTAACTTTCAACAACTTGGCAACAGCAGGGCGATGCCGCCGAACTTACCCAATATTGGGAAAGGGTCATATCGGGCCGCTGAAAGTAGCCGGCCCACGCACAACAAGTGGTGCCCGGGGCCGGAATCGAACCGGCACGCCCCTTTCGGAGCTCGGAACCTTAAGTTGAGGCGCCTTGCTGGTGTGAGCGAACCTGAGCGGAGCGAAGGAGAAGCGCGAGCCCGCAGCCGAAATCCTGAGCGAGCGCAGCGAGTCGAAGGATCTGCTGGTGCCCGGGGCCGGAATTGAACCGGCACGCCCCTTTCGGAGCTCGGGATTTTAAGTCCCGTGCGTCTGCCAGTTTCGCCACCCGGGCATATCCAAGCCAAACAGATGCTATCACGATGCTCCGTTCGCCGGACCCAAGGCAAGCAGGTATCATCTCAGTCGCACCATGGCGACAAACAAAGGAGTCTCCCGGGGAGCGCGTCCTTACAACGAGCGTTTCTACGCCGCCAAGAACGAGGGATCGTATCGCTCGGCTACGGTGGTCCTGCCGCTGGTGTTCTCGATCGTCAAACCGCGCAGCGTGGTTGACGTGGGCTGCGGCACCGGCACTTGGCTGCGCGCGGCGGAGGAGCTGGGCGTACACAACTCTCAGGGCTACGATGGCTCGCAGTCCAACCAGTTGTGCATCCCGCAGGAACAGTTCGCGGTCGCCGACTTGACCCGTCCCCTGCAGCCCTCACGCCGATTTGACCTGGCAATCTGCTGCGAAGTTGGCGAACATCTGCCGGCCGATAGCGCGCAAACTCTGATCGGCAGTCTCGCCGGGTTTTCCGATGTTGTTCTGTTCTCCGCCGCGATCCCAGGACAGGGCGGCACGCACCACATCAACGAGCAGTGGCCGGCGTACTGGCAAGCGCTGTTTCGAGCCCAGGGCTATTCGGCGTACGACTTCATTCGGGCAAGTGTTTGGAATGACGACCGCGTGGAGTTCTGGTACCGGCAAAACACCGTCCTGTACGTCGCCGATCCCGCCGCTTCCCGCTTCGCGCTGCCCGCCAAGACTAATGAGGTGCTTGCCCTGGTTCATCCGGCGCTTTATGAATCACAGCGGCAAAAGAAGGTACTCAAAACGTTTCTTCGCAACACCAGGCAGTCGTTGGCGCGCCTCACCGGTCGGCAGGGCTAAGGCGGTGTCTCAAGACAAGTCAGAATGCGCAAGAAACCTCGCGCTTCCGGCCTGCAGTTCCGTTTAGAATAAAGACTCCATCGTCCAACCCAACTGGCGGAGGTCTCATGCATAGATTCGTCTATCACAATGACCGTGTCGTTCCCGTGGAAGAGGTGCGGCTGTCGCCGGGACAGGCGGGCCTGATCAACGGCTGGGGGATCTTCAGCACGGTGCGGGTGTACGATGGCGTCCCCTTTGCGCTGGAACGCCATTACGACCGCCTGGCGCGCGATGCCGAGCGCATCCAGCTTCCACTCAAGACCCCTCTCGCTACGGTACGCGACGCCATGCTGGCCATGCTGCAGGCGAACCGGGCGGTGAGCGCGTGCGTCCGCATTTATTTCATCCTGAATACCATCGGAATCTGGAAGAGCGACGAGGCCTTCCCGGAGGTGGACCTGATTATGTACGCCGTGGACGTGCCCGAGCGCGTTGGTCCGACCACGCTCTCGGTGCAGGAACACGGCCGCCACGCCGCGCACCCGCTCACCGGGACCAAGGTAACTTCGTGGCTGAACAACGCGTGGATGGTGGAACAAGCGCACCGCCGCGGCTTCGATGACGCGCTGCTGCTGAACGAGCGCGGCGAGGTCTCCGAGTGCACGGCAGCGAACATTTTCTGCATTCGCGGAGGCGACGTCGCCACACCGCCGTTAAGTTCCGGCTGTCTGGCGGGCGTGAGCCGGCAGATCCTGTTTGAGGAATCAGCCCGCAGCGGCGTGTCGATCTCGGAGCGGACGCTTAGGCTGGAGGACCTTTACTACGCCGACGAGGTCTTCATTACCTCGACCACACGGCACGTTCAGCCGATCAGCTACATCGAGAAACGCGCCATGAAGCAGGCCCCCGGACCCGTCACCGAGAAGCTGGCGGCGTTTTTCGACAGTTATGTGAAGGAATACGTGGGGCGCGCGGCAGCAGCGGTGAAGTGAGGCAGTGGTCGGGGGATCAGTGGTCGGTGGCCAGTTGACCGGTCAGCAAGACTCAGCCTAGCTCGGCGGGCGCACCAGCACCTGACCCTCGCTCAGGAAGAACTGCGCCGAGCACTTGTCGGAACCGCAAATCACGGGGATGAGGCCGGCGATCTGCCGCCGCGTGATCAGCCCCAGGGTTCCGCAGTCGGGGCAGGCCAGCACGGCCCAGTAAGGATCGTCAGCTTCGCCCACTTCGCCGGCGTTTTCCAGCACGAACATGGCGCCGGGACCCATCTGTTCGGGGATCCACTCGTTCAGGACGTCAATCTCAGCGACCATCTGCTACCTCCCGAAGGATCGCGTGCTCGTCTATGAAACGCGCCCGGCGCGCAACCGGCGCGCGCCGGAAAGGACGGTCTTTTTCGCACGTGAGTGCGTGCCCGACGGGCGCGGTTTTCGCGCGGCGTCGGAATGCAGCTCGGCGCGGACCTGCCGCACCGTGTCGCTCAGGCAAATGGTGAACATCGGTTGGCGTGAGTTTTTCAGGATGTCAATCACCTGCTGGGGCGAAGTTTCCAGGAACAGGCGTTTGCCGTCGGTCAGCAGGTGGTAATCGGAGCCGCCGGTGACGGTTTCCACCAGGCGCTTGCTGAATTCCTTCTGCAGGAAGCGGATCACCAAGCGCACGCGCTGCAGCGAGAAGCCGCGGCGCCGCAGATCGCAGATGACCGCGACTTCCGCGACGTCGTCCAGCGAGTACAGGCGGCGATGCCCCTGCTTCAGCGGCACAACGAGCCCGCGCTCGTCCCACCACTGGAGCCGGCGCGCGGTGATGCCGGTCAGCGCCATGACCTGATTGGAGGTGAAGCTCTGCTCCATGGCTCGCCAGCAAAAAACATTCAGACCCTAGAATGTTTAAAACATTCTAGGCCTCTAATGTCGGATGTCAAGGTGAAACGCGCCGCGAAGACGCAACCGCAGAAGACAGAGGGCGCTGAGAAATCGGGGCAAGGTGGGTCAGAACGAAAAGCGCCCGCCGCCGACGAAGTGCACGATTTCCAGACGATCGCCTTCCCTGAGGCGGGTGCCCAGCCAGCGTTCGCGGGCGACGATCTCGCGGTTCAGCTCGACCGCCACCCGGTCGGACTTGATGCCGAGTTGCTCCACCAGCGCGGCGAGGGTGGGATCGCCGGCTTCAACTTCCCGTTCGTCGCCATTGATCACGATGCGCATAAGTCGGGATT is a genomic window containing:
- a CDS encoding MerR family transcriptional regulator, giving the protein MEQSFTSNQVMALTGITARRLQWWDERGLVVPLKQGHRRLYSLDDVAEVAVICDLRRRGFSLQRVRLVIRFLQKEFSKRLVETVTGGSDYHLLTDGKRLFLETSPQQVIDILKNSRQPMFTICLSDTVRQVRAELHSDAARKPRPSGTHSRAKKTVLSGARRLRAGRVS
- a CDS encoding inorganic phosphate transporter; protein product: MVGVTVLFALVFDFLNGFHDAANSIATVVSTRVLSPKLAVAWAAFFNFFAAFLLGTAVAHTIGKGMIRLDVVTQYVVLAGLMGAIVWDLLTWLWGLPTSSSHALIGGYGGAAVTRAWILSGNLHSAWGVIIPGGWTKTLTFIVVAPLMGLVLGFGFMVAVSWLFYRKSPQQVDGWFRKLQLLSAAAYSLGHGGNDAQKTMGIVAGALYTAGYMSPADLAGNWGKFHWPIILAAHAAIATGTYLGGWRIVHTMGTKITKLKPVGGFCAEAAGAITLFGTALAGIPVSTTHTITGAIVGVGSTNRLSAVRWGVARRIVWAWVLTIPASATVAALTFWIIRLFHPAA
- a CDS encoding aminotransferase class IV codes for the protein MHRFVYHNDRVVPVEEVRLSPGQAGLINGWGIFSTVRVYDGVPFALERHYDRLARDAERIQLPLKTPLATVRDAMLAMLQANRAVSACVRIYFILNTIGIWKSDEAFPEVDLIMYAVDVPERVGPTTLSVQEHGRHAAHPLTGTKVTSWLNNAWMVEQAHRRGFDDALLLNERGEVSECTAANIFCIRGGDVATPPLSSGCLAGVSRQILFEESARSGVSISERTLRLEDLYYADEVFITSTTRHVQPISYIEKRAMKQAPGPVTEKLAAFFDSYVKEYVGRAAAAVK
- the thiS gene encoding sulfur carrier protein ThiS yields the protein MRIVINGDEREVEAGDPTLAALVEQLGIKSDRVAVELNREIVARERWLGTRLREGDRLEIVHFVGGGRFSF
- a CDS encoding class I SAM-dependent methyltransferase; the protein is MATNKGVSRGARPYNERFYAAKNEGSYRSATVVLPLVFSIVKPRSVVDVGCGTGTWLRAAEELGVHNSQGYDGSQSNQLCIPQEQFAVADLTRPLQPSRRFDLAICCEVGEHLPADSAQTLIGSLAGFSDVVLFSAAIPGQGGTHHINEQWPAYWQALFRAQGYSAYDFIRASVWNDDRVEFWYRQNTVLYVADPAASRFALPAKTNEVLALVHPALYESQRQKKVLKTFLRNTRQSLARLTGRQG
- a CDS encoding DUF47 family protein: MVRIIPRETKFFELFQDMARNVTDGACLLRGILQNFENVEVQVQKIKDIEHRGDDMTHAIMTKLNQTFITPFDREDIHRLASSLDDVLDFVNAAGQRLVLYKISRIPGPAAELAELVVRQAEELEKAVSLLEKTKHVLEHCVEINRLEDEADRVCRQAIADLFENEKDPIALIKMKELFEVLEMATDKAEDAANVLEAVVLKSA